A single genomic interval of Lathyrus oleraceus cultivar Zhongwan6 chromosome 7, CAAS_Psat_ZW6_1.0, whole genome shotgun sequence harbors:
- the LOC127107292 gene encoding F-box/kelch-repeat protein At3g23880, whose protein sequence is MTGEGSQNAASTPASQSAPMKEREGSQNAASTPASQSAPMKEREGSQNAASTPASQSAPMKEREGCQNIASTPASQSAPMKEREGCQNAASTPASQSAPHVSLDILVEILSRLRVKQLITLRCVCKAWNDLISGDSNLAKKHLLVSTCNQDCHHIITSSQHMPPEFLLSASPFTSIFGPTSYPTQFRYPLTEILEILAQNNLYDGPLATSVCDRILCFRLPNYIGILCNPSIRKLKILPPLNSSVISYSLGYDCNNYKVVSLTKGIGRVHVPCSCIWLRFLEND, encoded by the exons ATGACAGGAGAAGGTTCTCAGAACGCCGCCTCCACACCTGCTTCTCAGTCAGCACCAATGAAGGAACGAGAAG GTTCTCAGAACGCCGCCTCCACACCTGCTTCTCAGTCAGCACCAATGAAGGAACGAGAAGGTTCTCAGAACGCCGCCTCCACACCTGCTTCTCAGTCAGCACCAATGAAGGAACGAGAAGGTTGTCAAAACATCGCCTCCACACCTGCTTCTCAGTCAGCACCAATGAAGGAACGAGAAGGTTGTCAGAACGCCGCCTCCACACCTGCTTCTCAGTCAGCGCCGCATGTTTCTTTGGATATTCTTGTAGAAATCTTGTCCAGGCTTCGCGTGAAGCAGCTCATTACTCTCCGTTGCGTCTGCAAGGCATGGAATGATCTCATCTCCGGAGATTCCAACTTGGCCAAGAAGCATCTTCTTGTATCAACCTGTAACCAAGACTGCCACCACATCATCACAAGCTCTCAGCACATGCCACCTGAGTTTCTTCTATCTGCTTCCCCATTCACCTCAATCTTCGGCCCCACGTCGTACCCTACACAGTTCAGGTACCCTCTAACAGAGATTCTTGAGATTCTGGCCCAAAATAATCTTTACGATGGACCTTTGGCTACCTCCGTTTGTGACAGAATCTTGTGTTTTAGATTACCTAATTATATCGGTATTTTGTGCAATCCTTCAATTAGAAAGTTAAAGATATTGCCACCTCTAAATTCTTCTGTAATATCATACTCATTAGGGTATGATTGCAATAACTATAAGGTTGTTTCTCTTACTAAGGGCATTGGCAGAGTACACGTCCCATGTTCATGCATTTGGCTCAGATTCTTGGAGAATGATTGA